ACCTGCTCGCGCTGGGAAGCGCCGAGGAAGCCTTTGGTATAGCTGTCAACAAGCGGCCATGATGGCATCAAGATCATGTAGCCAATTGCCCACACAATACAGCCGTAGAACATGTAGAGCCACCACCGTGGCAGCGGGTTGTTCAGCTCTTTCAAGCCATCCCACTCATGCCCTGTGGTCTCCACGCCAGAAATTTCATCAATTTCTCTATTATGATCGGACATCAGTCGTCCTCCCTAAGCGGTATCTGAGAGGCTTCTTCAAAGGTACCCTTATTCCCCGGCCAAACAGCATAGAGAACTACGCCTGCGAAAATGGCCATGAAGTATAATAGACCACCAGTTTGTGCGAATCCCGCAAGTAACTCATAGGTCTCGTTCATTGCGCTCTCCGTTATCTCAAGTTCGCTTTTTCGTCGTAGAGTTTGAAGTCCACGAGCGTGCCAAGCATTTGCAGATAGGCCACAAGAGCGTCCATTTCGGTAACCTTGGACGGGTCACCATCATAGGCACGAAC
This genomic window from Pseudovibrio sp. M1P-2-3 contains:
- a CDS encoding cbb3-type cytochrome c oxidase subunit 3, which encodes MNETYELLAGFAQTGGLLYFMAIFAGVVLYAVWPGNKGTFEEASQIPLREDD